One region of Streptomyces rishiriensis genomic DNA includes:
- a CDS encoding inorganic phosphate transporter, whose translation MDTFALIVTIGVALGFTYTNGFHDSANAIATSVSTRALTPRAALAMAAVMNLAGAFLGSGVAHTVSKGLIETPEGSKGMGILFAALIGAIVWNLVTWYFGLPSSSSHALFGGMVGAALAGGTEVIWSGVLDKVVIPMFVSPVVGLVVGYLVMTAILWMFRRSNPHKAKRGFRIAQTVSAAGMALGHGLQDAQKTMGIVVMALVIGDVQGADDPIPVWVKIACAVMLSLGTYAGGWRIMRTLGRKIIELDPPQGFAAETTGASIMFTTAFLFKAPISTTHVITSAIMGVGATKRINAVRWGVAKNIVLGWFITMPAAGIVAACAFWIVNLAFL comes from the coding sequence ATGGACACCTTTGCTCTGATTGTGACCATCGGCGTCGCACTCGGATTCACTTACACGAACGGTTTCCACGACTCCGCCAACGCCATCGCCACGTCCGTTTCGACCCGGGCGCTGACGCCTCGGGCGGCGCTGGCCATGGCGGCGGTGATGAACCTCGCCGGTGCGTTCCTCGGCAGCGGGGTCGCGCACACCGTCAGCAAGGGGCTGATCGAGACGCCCGAGGGGTCGAAGGGGATGGGAATCCTCTTCGCCGCGCTGATCGGGGCGATCGTCTGGAACCTCGTCACCTGGTACTTCGGGCTGCCCTCGTCGTCCTCGCACGCGTTGTTCGGTGGCATGGTGGGCGCGGCGCTCGCCGGCGGCACGGAGGTCATCTGGTCCGGCGTCCTCGACAAGGTCGTCATTCCGATGTTCGTCTCGCCGGTGGTGGGGCTTGTCGTCGGTTACCTGGTGATGACGGCCATCCTGTGGATGTTCCGCCGGTCCAACCCGCACAAGGCGAAGCGGGGCTTCCGGATCGCTCAGACGGTCTCGGCCGCGGGTATGGCGCTGGGCCATGGTCTCCAGGACGCGCAGAAGACGATGGGCATCGTGGTGATGGCGCTCGTCATCGGCGATGTGCAGGGGGCCGACGATCCGATTCCGGTGTGGGTGAAGATCGCCTGTGCGGTGATGCTTTCGCTGGGGACGTACGCGGGTGGGTGGCGCATCATGCGGACGCTGGGGCGGAAGATCATCGAGCTTGATCCGCCGCAGGGGTTCGCCGCGGAGACGACCGGGGCGTCGATCATGTTCACTACGGCGTTCCTGTTCAAGGCGCCCATCTCCACGACGCATGTGATCACTTCGGCGATCATGGGTGTCGGGGCGACCAAGCGGATCAATGCCGTGCGGTGGGGTGTCGCCAAGAACATCGTCCTCGGCTGGTTCATCACGATGCCGGCGGCGGGGATTGTCGCTGCGTGCGCGTTCTGGATCGTGAACTTGGCGTTTCTGTAG